The Thioalkalivibrio sulfidiphilus HL-EbGr7 genome includes a window with the following:
- a CDS encoding SPOR domain-containing protein, with protein sequence MATRDYKHSTSRSRKKKSSGVPGWVWGVAGLTVGLFAAFLVYLDGRDSAPAEPRVAATPAPAPAPRETRDVRRPQAEEIPAPPRPRFDFYTMLPELEVVVPEPETRPSRPGEPAPAPQRVEEPGVYMLQAGSFRQFQEADRMKASLALLGVQADIQRVQVNSDTWHRVRVGPFRDTAELNKVRERLHANQIQTLLMKLPESG encoded by the coding sequence ATGGCCACCCGGGACTACAAGCATTCCACCAGCCGTAGTCGCAAGAAGAAGTCCAGCGGTGTGCCCGGCTGGGTGTGGGGTGTGGCGGGCCTGACCGTGGGCCTGTTCGCCGCCTTCCTGGTCTACCTGGACGGCCGCGACAGCGCCCCCGCCGAACCCCGGGTGGCGGCGACCCCGGCACCGGCCCCCGCCCCGCGGGAGACCCGGGACGTACGCCGCCCGCAGGCCGAGGAGATCCCGGCCCCGCCCCGCCCGCGCTTCGACTTCTACACCATGCTGCCGGAGCTGGAAGTGGTGGTCCCCGAACCGGAGACCCGCCCCAGCCGCCCCGGCGAGCCCGCCCCCGCGCCCCAGCGGGTGGAGGAGCCCGGCGTGTACATGCTCCAGGCCGGCTCCTTCCGCCAGTTCCAGGAGGCCGACCGCATGAAGGCCAGCCTGGCCCTGCTCGGCGTGCAGGCGGACATCCAGCGGGTGCAGGTCAATTCCGACACCTGGCACCGGGTGCGCGTCGGCCCCTTCCGCGACACCGCAGAGCTGAATAAGGTGCGCGAGCGTCTGCACGCCAACCAGATCCAGACCCTGCTCATGAAGCTGCCCGAATCGGGCTGA
- a CDS encoding protein-L-isoaspartate(D-aspartate) O-methyltransferase has product MHEQRRKYIQALIDTLKRDFRETAGSTGLDAPDPRILEAIRQVPRDRFVPERSLDMAWENTALSIGYGQTISQPYVVALMTQLLELTPESRVLEIGTGSGYQAALLGELAGEVYSIEVVPELAAQAKTRLEEMGYGNVHVRAGNGRLGWPEAAPFDAVIVTAAAEDIPEALVDQLRPGGRMVIPVNTGWYGQDLVLGIKGEDGELKTRSILAVVFVPLVGKEDVP; this is encoded by the coding sequence ATGCACGAACAACGCCGCAAATACATCCAGGCCCTGATCGACACCCTCAAGCGTGACTTCCGCGAGACCGCCGGCAGTACCGGCCTGGACGCCCCGGACCCGCGCATCCTGGAGGCCATCCGCCAGGTGCCCCGGGACCGCTTCGTGCCGGAGCGCAGCCTGGACATGGCCTGGGAGAACACGGCGCTGTCCATCGGCTACGGGCAGACCATCTCCCAGCCCTACGTGGTGGCGTTGATGACTCAGCTCCTGGAGCTCACGCCAGAGAGCCGGGTGCTGGAGATCGGCACCGGCTCCGGCTACCAGGCGGCCCTGCTGGGGGAGCTCGCCGGGGAGGTCTACAGCATCGAGGTGGTGCCGGAACTGGCGGCGCAGGCAAAGACCCGCCTCGAAGAGATGGGCTACGGCAACGTCCACGTGCGCGCCGGCAATGGCCGCCTGGGCTGGCCCGAGGCGGCGCCCTTCGACGCTGTGATCGTCACCGCCGCCGCCGAGGACATCCCCGAGGCCCTGGTGGATCAGCTGCGCCCCGGTGGACGCATGGTGATCCCGGTGAACACCGGCTGGTACGGCCAGGACCTGGTCCTGGGCATCAAGGGCGAGGACGGCGAACTCAAGACCCGCAGCATTCTGGCCGTGGTCTTCGTGCCGCTGGTGGGGAAAGAGGATGTCCCGTAG
- the argS gene encoding arginine--tRNA ligase has protein sequence MKDQLQALIEQAIDALRQDGTLPGDTAVDVQVTRTKDKAHGDFATNVALQLAKPARKKPRDVAEAIVARLPASGLVARTEIAGPGFINLFLGEQAKLSVIATIREQGERYGRSQLGAGKKVQVEFVSANPTGPLHVGHGRGAAYGAAVADLLEAVGFDVHREYYVNDAGRQMDILGTSVWLRYLELTGVELPFPTNAYRGDYVYDIAATLHREHGDHYKREAAEILDGLPPDEPDGGDKEEYIDAMIARAKELLGDNHYRFVFELGLNVILDDIRDDLAEFGVTYDTWYSERSLTDKGAVNLAIERLREAGHLYEKDGALWFRSTDFGDEKDRVVQRDNGQTTYFASDIAYHMDKMERGYDRVIDVWGADHHGYVPRVKAALKALGEDETRLDVLLVQFAILYRGGERVQMSTRSGSFVTLRELREEVGKDAARFFYVMRRCEQHLDFDLDLAKSQSADNPVYYIQYAHARVCSVLRQMEAKGLKHDPSHGEAKLSLLTESHEQEILATLARFPEVIEAAALVEEPHQIANYLRELANDFHTYYNAHQFLVDEPAIRDARLSLILAVRQVIANGLGLLGVSAPQEM, from the coding sequence TTGAAAGACCAGCTCCAGGCGCTCATTGAACAGGCCATCGATGCACTCCGTCAGGACGGCACCCTGCCCGGGGACACCGCCGTGGACGTGCAGGTGACACGCACCAAGGACAAGGCCCACGGCGATTTCGCCACCAACGTGGCCCTGCAGCTGGCCAAGCCGGCCAGGAAGAAGCCCCGGGACGTGGCCGAGGCCATCGTCGCCCGCCTGCCGGCCTCCGGCCTGGTGGCGCGCACCGAGATCGCCGGCCCCGGCTTCATCAACCTGTTCCTGGGCGAGCAGGCGAAGCTGTCCGTGATCGCCACCATCCGCGAGCAGGGCGAGCGCTATGGCCGGAGCCAGCTGGGCGCGGGCAAGAAGGTCCAGGTGGAATTCGTCTCCGCCAACCCCACCGGCCCCCTGCACGTGGGCCACGGGCGCGGCGCCGCCTACGGCGCGGCGGTGGCGGACCTGCTGGAGGCGGTGGGCTTCGACGTGCACCGGGAGTACTACGTCAACGACGCCGGCCGGCAGATGGACATCCTGGGCACCAGCGTGTGGCTTCGCTACCTGGAACTGACGGGCGTGGAACTGCCGTTCCCCACCAACGCCTACCGGGGCGACTACGTCTACGACATCGCCGCCACCCTGCATCGGGAGCACGGCGACCATTACAAGCGCGAGGCGGCCGAGATCCTCGACGGCCTGCCCCCGGACGAACCGGACGGCGGCGACAAGGAGGAGTACATCGACGCCATGATCGCCCGGGCCAAGGAACTGCTCGGCGACAACCACTACCGCTTCGTGTTCGAACTGGGCCTGAACGTGATCCTGGACGACATCCGGGACGACCTGGCCGAGTTCGGCGTCACCTACGACACCTGGTACTCGGAGCGCTCGCTCACCGACAAGGGTGCCGTGAACCTGGCCATCGAGCGCCTGCGCGAGGCCGGACACCTGTACGAGAAGGACGGCGCCCTGTGGTTCCGTTCCACCGACTTCGGCGACGAGAAGGACCGGGTGGTGCAGCGGGACAACGGCCAGACCACCTACTTCGCCTCGGACATCGCCTACCACATGGACAAGATGGAACGGGGCTATGACCGGGTCATCGATGTCTGGGGCGCCGACCACCACGGCTACGTGCCCCGTGTGAAGGCGGCCTTGAAGGCGCTGGGCGAGGACGAGACCCGCCTGGACGTGCTGCTGGTGCAGTTCGCCATCCTCTACCGGGGCGGCGAGCGGGTGCAGATGTCTACCCGCTCCGGCTCCTTCGTCACCCTGCGGGAGCTGCGCGAGGAGGTGGGCAAGGACGCGGCGCGCTTCTTCTACGTGATGCGCCGCTGCGAGCAGCACCTGGACTTCGACCTGGACCTGGCCAAGTCCCAGTCCGCCGACAACCCGGTCTACTACATCCAGTACGCCCACGCCCGGGTGTGCAGTGTGCTGCGCCAGATGGAGGCCAAGGGCCTGAAACATGACCCGTCCCACGGCGAGGCCAAGCTGTCCCTGCTCACCGAGTCCCACGAGCAGGAGATCCTGGCGACACTGGCGCGCTTCCCGGAAGTCATCGAGGCCGCAGCCCTGGTGGAGGAACCGCACCAGATCGCCAACTACCTGCGCGAGCTGGCCAACGACTTCCACACCTACTACAACGCCCACCAGTTCCTGGTGGACGAGCCGGCGATCCGTGACGCGCGCCTGAGCCTGATCCTGGCAGTACGCCAGGTGATCGCCAACGGCCTGGGCCTGCTGGGGGTCTCCGCACCCCAGGAGATGTGA